The genome window CCGGCGCAGACGGGGCTCGCTGCGCTGGACGCGGCCACCCGGATTGATCCCGGCCATGCGGGGTTCGCCTGCGAAAAGGCGCGCTTCCTCACCATGCTCGCGGAGCGACCGAACACCTATGGAGGCTTCCTTTCCCTGCGCAGCAGGGCCGTCGAAGCCGCGCAACATGCACTGACGCTGGAGCCTGCGAGCGCTTGTGGCCGCATGGAGTGGACCCGGGTGATGGTGCAGGAGACCGAGAAGGTCCTGAAGGAGAGCCCGGTGGACTTCTACAAGCTCCAGAAGGCCCTGGATCTGCTGGAGGCCGTTCCTCCGCCTGGACGGGATCTCGGGTTCCACCTCCTGCGCGCCCGGCTCCTCCATCTCTGGACGGAGGCCGACCTCCAGGTAGGGAGTTGGAGGGTCGGCTCCAACGGATGGAAGCACCAGGAGCAGGCCATCGAAGCCTATCGGAGCGCGGTCGCGCTCGAGGAGCGTGTCCCCGCGTACTGGGTCCGGTTGGGGGAACTCCTCCTGGCCCGGGCTTCCAATCCCACGGCGAAGGATGTCGACGAGGATTTGGAGCAAGCGGGAAAGGCTGTGTCGCAAGCCATGCGGGGCGGCTACACGAAGGCACCCGAGGTGTGGCTCCTGACAGCGCACCACGACGTGGCTCAGGCCTTGCGGAAGCGAGCCCAAGGAGAGACGGCCCCGTGGAGGTTCGAGCAGGCCGCACAAAACATCCGCAATGCCCTCATCAACGGGGCCCACAATCCGACCCTGCATCACGAACTGGGGCTCGTCCTCCTGGAGCACGCGAGGGAGACCTGGGAGCACGGAGGCGATCCCTCCGCGCTGCTGGATCAAGCGGAGGCGGCCCAGGTCCAGGCGGCGAAGCTGGCGCCCTCTCATGACCTGGGCAAGTTCGGGCAGGCGTCGGTCCACGCGGCGCGGGCGGAATACGCCTGGTGGCGAGGAGCGGATCCCACCGAGCAGGCGGAGCGGGCGGATGCGTTCTACAGCCAGGCGCGCCCCTTCTTCAAAACCCATAAGAACCAGCAGTTCGTAGGCCGCATGAAGGTTTCCCACATCCTGGCGCGCCACCTGCTGGAGCAGGGCCGGGATCCCGACCCCGTGCTCAATCGACCGTGGGAAAGCCTCGACATCATGGAGCGGATCGGCCAGGACCGCGTCCTGCGTTATCTCGCCACCGGGACGATGTTCAGCCTGCGTGCCCGCCATTCGGCCCGCACGGATCCGGAGAAGGCGGAGAAGGCGTTCGTCGAAGCGGAGAAGTCCTACGAGGAGGCCCTCCAGGTGGAGCCCCTGAATCGGGAGGTCCGTCTGGAGGAGGGCCAGCTGTTCCGTGAGTGGGCAGTGGCGCGAAACGCCGCGAAGCAGGATCCGGAGCCACTCCTGTCCAAGGGACTCGCGCTGGCGGACGCGTTGCTCAAGGAGCGTCCGAACTGGCCCGAAGCCCTGCTGCTGCGCGCGGCAATCCTTCGCACGAAGGACCCAGGCTCTGCCCAAGCCCGCGCGGACCGCGATGCGGCGTTGAAGGCCAATGCCAACCTCGCCCCTGGATGGGCGCGTCAGTTCCCGGAGGACGGGCCGCTCACTCCCTGAGCGCGGTGCTTCAGGGAGTGGCCGGAGACGTGGCGCAGGCGGACTGGTAATCCTGGAGCTTGCGCTCGAAGCGTTCCCGTTCCGGCGCGGGCCATTTCGCGGGCAGCAGCTCCACGGCCTTGCGCTGTTGCGCCAGCGCCTCGGTGCACTGGTTCAGCCCGAAGTGCGCGGCGGCGGCGGTCTCCAGCACGTAGGGGTTGGGGTGCTCGCCCAGCGCAGAGCGGCGGATGGCGGGGCGCAGTGCCTTCAGCGCGTCGGAGTGCTGGCCCGCCTGGACGCGCTGCCAGGCCATCTCCGTGGCGATCCACCAGTATTCGGGCGCCATCGCGTAGGCCCGGGCCAGCACCCGGGGATAGTGCGGATGATCCGGTGCATGGATGGCGAGCTGCGCGGCCAGGTTGGTCCAGGCCGATGTGCTCGTAGGGGACCACCCCACCCGCTTCCGGGCCCACTCCAGCTTCAACTCCGTGGACAGGTCCGGGCTCCGGTTGCTGCCGTAGATGGGATGGAAGTTGACGGTGTACGGGCGGCTCATCGGATGCCCCGCCAGCATCCACGGCCTGTACCGGTCCTCTGAGAGCTGCGCGATGAGGTGCGCTGCTTCATGCTCCGGCCCACTCTCGATGACCTGACAGTCGCGCAGGCGGCCATCCACATCCAGCCGGCAGCCGAGGATGATCAGCGCGTACTGGGTGTGGGTGAACCGCGGCTCCCGCTTCATGGGGCGTACCGCCGCGGCCTCAAGGATGACCGAAGGCTGCACCTGCTCCTTCAAGAACACGCACGCCTTCTCGTAGTCCGCGTCGCATGAGGCTCGCAGCTCCCCGAAGGCGCGGCGAAGCTCCGCGTCGGAGGGATTTCCCTTCAGGACCTGGACGACCTCTTCGAAGACACGGGGCGCCTGGTCAGGCTCCAGCTCCACGGAAGGGGCCTTCAAGGAAGCAAACGCGTCGGTGGTGA of Corallococcus exiguus contains these proteins:
- a CDS encoding tetratricopeptide repeat protein, producing MSWRLLSLFLLCLSTGCGHYGLPPSTASHGHLSLAMDAYLDDPSSYERRIAQGTNFGFVTTDAFASLKAPSVELEPDQAPRVFEEVVQVLKGNPSDAELRRAFGELRASCDADYEKACVFLKEQVQPSVILEAAAVRPMKREPRFTHTQYALIILGCRLDVDGRLRDCQVIESGPEHEAAHLIAQLSEDRYRPWMLAGHPMSRPYTVNFHPIYGSNRSPDLSTELKLEWARKRVGWSPTSTSAWTNLAAQLAIHAPDHPHYPRVLARAYAMAPEYWWIATEMAWQRVQAGQHSDALKALRPAIRRSALGEHPNPYVLETAAAAHFGLNQCTEALAQQRKAVELLPAKWPAPERERFERKLQDYQSACATSPATP